In the genome of Quercus robur chromosome 3, dhQueRobu3.1, whole genome shotgun sequence, one region contains:
- the LOC126719647 gene encoding uncharacterized protein LOC126719647, producing the protein MREGETLKAYSDRYWEMYNEIEGNFDYVAINTFKSGLPTEHDLRKSLTRKTVTGLGQLMDRIDKYKMVEEDQQLGKGKSRSIDAQVVNAVFQDPVHQVLEKIKNEPFFKWRNKMAGDPMKRNQNLYCQYHQETRHTIEDCRNLRNHLDQLA; encoded by the exons atgcgagaaggggaGACCTTGAAAGCATACTCAGACAGGTATTGGGAGATGTACAATGAGATAGAGGGTAACTTTGATTACGTCGCCATCAACACTTTCAAGAGCGGCCTCCCAACCGAGCATGATTTAAGAAAATCCCTAACAAGAAAGACTGTCACCGGCTTGGGCCAACTCATGGACCGGATCGACAAGTATAAAATGGTTGAAGAAGACCAACAATTGGGTAAAG GGAAATCCAGATCTATCGATGCGCAGGTAGTTAATGCTGTGTTCCAAGATCCAGTACATCAGGTtctggagaagatcaagaacgagccattcttcaaatggcGAAATAAGATGGCAGGAGACCCCATGAAGCGCAACCAAAACCTatattgccaataccaccaagAAACGAGGCACACCATCGAGGACTGCAGGAACTTAAGGAATCACTTGGACCAGCTGGCCTGA